CTTGGCCACACCCCCAGACAGCGGTGCCCTAGCACGTTATCACGTGCACGGAGCAGATTTTGTATTCAAGTAAGACATATTACATTGCCTCGAATGAAAGTATATgaaactttaaaagtaaaaatatacgCCAAGGATCTAACAAAACAACTTATATACATTACAGAACATCTTTTGAAATACACTGTTCAATTTATAAAATGCGTAAAACAACTTGCAAAGCTTAcagaacaattttgaaaatgcagACGGAGACTATTTTTGTTATTCTGTAACAGTTAATTGCACCCTATTTAATTACACACTAGTTAATAACACAGTAGTTTTACATTGCCTTTTACTGTGTCATCGGTATCCCTTCTCTACACACGGTCTgcacccgcccacttagctcaatagggagagcacagatctacggatcgacgatttgataagacattgtgtctgaaatcattcgtcctccacctctgaataatgtggggaagttagcagtcaCTTACGGAGAAAAGGTttatactagtacagaatccaggaacactggttaggttactgaaaaggcctccatggctgagtggttaaggccgctgacttcaaactgaaactgaaactgctttatttgattaaacgcctaattttacacatagtatattcactggcgttgtacattaaattttaccagatttatatagcgcccaagcgcttacatagttcaaatgcagccacacagggcgcataattcatccttaCTAGTCAGACACAGAGCGACTGACCAgaggacagagtgagacaaagccccacgACAGAGATCAGAATCAGATAcagcttatccggctaacttagcctagctcgtttcgaatagacagcctggttctttaacgtgcccagtgtatagcactgatacacgcaaggattcaaagcacttgcccctcaccgatgtgggttcgagcctcactcggggcgttgaattcttcatgtgaggaagccatccagctggccggcttacccaggtgcccgcctgtggtgaaatattgcacggaggaaAAACTGCCATTAAAGcgggaaaatcgccatatgacctaactgggtcggtgcgacgttaaacccaacaaaaacaaaaaagttacataactgaaatactgttgaaaaacggcgttaaacccaaaacaaacaaacaaattcacgGTCTGTGTCTTCATAAGTTACAAAACATAATAAGACATATTTTCTAGCAAAACACATGATAGCTGAATTATTTTTCACCCTGTCCGCATTTCACGTGCTCAAgtcaacatttgtgtaaagtcACGACAAGCTATATGATGTGCTGACTTTAGAGAAttcataataaaatgtttaacGTCTTTTGTTCTGTGTTCCATTAATTTAAATACAGTTGTAGCAAATTGTGTAAAAAGCACCACTCTTATATTGTGAGAACAATAAATTCCCTCTCTGGTCTCTGTAGTTACAGTCCTACTGAAAACGTTTTTTCCAGATTACCAGATAACGTGAGTTTTGAAGAAGGTGCTTTAATCGAGCCTTTGTCTGTAGGCCTTCATGCTTGTCGCCGTGGCAGACTTGCAATGGGTCATAGGGTGTTGGTCTGTGGGGCCGGACCGATAGGACTTTGTGCAATGTTGTCGGCCAAGGCGTTCGGTGCTTCGGCTGTGTGTGTTACAGGTAAAACGACAAATCTTGATAAAGTTGCAATTAAATGGTACAGAGTTTTAGTGGGAATGGCAGGGATTACCTATAGTAACATGAATTATACAACTGTGTTTTTAATGCCGTTTATCTCGCAAGATAAAATTTTGTGCCAAATTTTGCGGAAGAGGGGTAGGAGTAACGTATATGATTGCAAAATAATTCATGAACCTGGGGGCATGGGTGCCAACCCGCCATGCCATCTGACTCTTATACCTAATATTTCATATGGCTGGAAATTAGTCTTTTACTACTTCAACCGGAACATGCACTATTATGATAAGCAGTCAAGTATCTTATTGTGAGAAAATGATGGATTCTAAtcaataatttatttgaaaactCATCAAGCATTCTTTTGCATTCAAAGCAAAAGATACTGACGAAACGCTTTCTTTGTAGAATAAAACACGATATTGTGGATAATTAAGAAACTAAGCTTTAAGtttattttcaacaatttcatttttaccCAAAGCACGACATTTTAAGGTTCTCGTTTCTAAAATCAACATGCGAAAATGTAGAGGATGCTGCAACAAGTTTATAATGAACCAGATAGAAAACAGCTATAGATAAACCTTCTGTAAGGATATCATTTTCAACATACACCATTGCAAACTTGCATCTAGCTTTGCTTACTTTTTAGACATAGATTCAGCTCGTTTAGAATTTGCTAGAAAAGTTGGGGCTACACATACTGTATTGATCGAACGTGGTGCCAGCGAAGAGGATGTTGCTAAGAAAGTAGCTGAAGTACTAGGCGGCGCTCCAGACAGAACAATAGAATGTAGCGGAGCACAGTTTTCTGTTAACCTTGGAGTCTTTGTAAGTATACTTTAAACGAAAATGGCAATGAAATTCAAAACATTGATGTACGCTGTATTGCCAGTTTCATTTCAGTACAGACCTTATCATGATGTATGTTTATGTATCGAAGCCATATTAGAAAATACAACACTTTTCTTAGCGAAACATATCGCAACTAGTGGAAGGAGATACCCATAAAAACCTATACAAACTAATCTATCTGATAATTGTCTGAGAATATTTTTTTGGgttatttcttttcttatttacATAGTATTTGATTTACAATTATGCCAGGCAACTAAACCAGGTGGAGTGTTCACAATTGTCGGACATGGACCAAACAAGGTGGAGTTCCCAGTCGTTAGCTTGGTTGCTAAAGAGATTGAGATAGTTGGGTCATTCAGATATATCAACACGTGAGTATTGTTGAATTTGATGTAACCACGCTTCAAGTGGTTAGGATGGCTTTTGACTAAAGTTCTGCGTCTTAATGTATGTAGTCCGAAATTATATCTTCGTAATGTTGATGCGGCTCTTACGGATCCGAGTCTATGGCTCGCTTAAACTTAGGtactatttttatttacatttatgtagTACACCCGTTATGACGTTCTGCATCTTCCGCGTGATTTCGTTTTGTCATTAGACAATTCGGCATTCGTCGGACAATAAATATAGTTCAATGTGATCAATGCATCCAGAGAATACCGAAATCGCACACGGACAATAAGTAATTTGCCAATCGTTATTAAGGTGATAGTTTTAGCCGTTGCACGTCTAAAGCTAATCTCTGACAACTGCATCAGGAAATCCAGTCAGTGGTTAGAGCATCATTGGACTAGCACCCgagcgacccgggttcgaatcccgccacAGAAAGTTCTTTGATTTGTTACGGCTAAAAGTCGCTAGATGGAGACTCGTCCGGGATCTGAACGTCGACATGGTTTGGCTCTTTGgtctttatatatattatgttgagtgatttattattattttaaaccaACGCCTTTGCAAAGCCAAAAATGCTTGTATCAGGCACTCGATCTTTTTAAACCTTTTTGGGTCGCCCTGGTGGACGCGCTTCCCGTCACCCATGCTATACAATTCTTAATTTTGCGACAACCTTATTTATTCCATTTAACTATAGCGTGATCATTAAGACATGGGAGAATTGGACTTTAGTTTTCTCATGTTGATAGTTCTGCGCTAGGTCTTATTTTAAACAATCCGCATACAATGTTGGTATAACGAACAGGTTAAAATTCAGCTTGAATTGTTGAGGTTTGCTGCAAATGGAATACATcctatatttgagccgtgccatggaaaaaccaacatagtggctttgcgaccagcatggatccagaccagcctgcgcatccgcgcagtctggtcaggatccatgctgttcgctaacagtttctccaattccaataggctttaaaagcgaacagcatggagcctgaccaaactgcgcgaatgcgcaggctggtctggatccatgctggtcgcacatccactatgttggttttgtcatggcacggctcatttttatcTCTTCAGCTGGCAGACAGCGATTGATATGATCTCGTGTGGTAAGATCAATGTTGCCCCCTTAGTAACACACAGGTTCACACTGGAAGAGACGATGCAGGCGTTTGAGATGTCAAAGTCAGGCAAGGGTGTCAAAGTGATGATTGACTGCGCCAAGAAGTAATTCACAATATGTACAGAAGTGAATGTTTCATTGCCTTTGAAACGGGATTTTATTTAATAAGCCGAGTAAAAATGGACCGAGACAGTTTATAACGATTTAAATGTGATTAAACAGTGAAAACTATTTAAGATCCTTGGACAGATTGTCCAATGTAAAATATTTCGAGCAAACAAGACCAGTTTCGCGTTAATTGTACGCAAAATTCTGTTTTATAATTGATTCTAAGGAACAGTTACATTTGACAATCAACTGTTTGCCAATTCAATTTTACTAGCATTGTATTGATTCGACGGAAAAAGTGCGGTTTTGTACTTCATTGTACAGTTTTCTATCATTAAATACATAGATTCATTTTAACGATGTTTTATTTATCAAGCAATTCACAAAATAAAGCCTTTATATGCATTTTCATGCTGTATGTGAGTACGAACATGATAAAAGGAATATGTGACCTGATGTTGGTAGACGAGACGTGTGATAGTGTGCAGCTTTCAAGAAAATcatttacccttatcatgctggacacggctGATtatgcttttgcgaccagtgtagatcaaagATCAGACTGCCcagttttaacagttaatggtactgtccaaattgaaagatggacaatttagcagggtaagggttaatatggaTTTCGCGATTGCGTCAATGCGCGAAATTAAATCCAATCAAACATGTAAAATTCCAATTAGTTTAtcttcaaaacttgaaatccacGTACTCATATCCCTACGAAATAGCATTATTTTGGTCAAAAACAAATATGCCCATATTTGGAAATATATATTGAGCCCTTATTATATATCTAACTTGTTTATGCGTGCATGTGTTCGTGTGACAAGTACATTGGGTGGGAAAGGGTGTATCATTTCATAAATGAATCTTGAATAGTCATTTCGCAACACATTCAGTATTTTGTTCTTgtgttttttccttgatttctaaCACATCAGGGCAGACCATATGTTGCCTAGTTCAAGTGGTTATTACACTGATTTCAAATGACCACTTCAGTTTTAATGGTTGTGTATTGTCGTGTAAGTTTGTGGAAAGCCACACTGCCTAGCTGTCTATGGTGTGTTCGTCTGTCTTCTGTTAGCTTTGTTAAAAGTAGCTGAAGGAAGGTCAAAAACTTTTTCATGACGTATCCGGTAGTGTCACAACAGGGCGCAAGACAACATTAAACAACACAAAGagtaacagtttcagtttcattgaCTCACATAGACAATAATTAAACACGTGCGACTGTATCAACATAACATGTCATGGAAACATACTGAATAAAGTTATACTCAAATATAACATAAACTGAATTATGTCATAAAATTACACTAATGTGATGAAGATTGAACCAGCATTTATACATTTTAGGCCGATTTTGACAAAATGA
This is a stretch of genomic DNA from Mercenaria mercenaria strain notata chromosome 4, MADL_Memer_1, whole genome shotgun sequence. It encodes these proteins:
- the LOC123552210 gene encoding sorbitol dehydrogenase-like — protein: MTDVNLSAILYKKLDLRLEDRPIPEPGKGEVQLCMQKVGICGSDVHYWQHGRIGDRFIVTGPMLLGHECSAVVTKVGEGVSHLKIGDRVAIEPHGVCRVCEACKCGRYNLCPNVFFLATPPDSGALARYHVHGADFVFKLPDNVSFEEGALIEPLSVGLHACRRGRLAMGHRVLVCGAGPIGLCAMLSAKAFGASAVCVTDIDSARLEFARKVGATHTVLIERGASEEDVAKKVAEVLGGAPDRTIECSGAQFSVNLGVFATKPGGVFTIVGHGPNKVEFPVVSLVAKEIEIVGSFRYINTWQTAIDMISCGKINVAPLVTHRFTLEETMQAFEMSKSGKGVKVMIDCAKK